One Fusarium poae strain DAOMC 252244 chromosome 4, whole genome shotgun sequence DNA window includes the following coding sequences:
- a CDS encoding hypothetical protein (TransMembrane:1 (o6-28i)): MSQPPLLAVLCVYAFMPYPVLVLVYGYVWGFWEQLCQALGDEADAQYDGVIRTILAKPEQFIRMA; encoded by the exons ATGTCTCAG CCACCCCTGCTCGCTGTCTTATGCGTCTATGCGTTCATGCCATACCCAGTACTGGTACTGGTCTACGGGTACGTATGGGGCTTTTGGGAGCAATTGTGCCAGGCTCTTGGAGACGAAGCGGATGCTCAGTACGACGGTGTAATTCGAACCATTCTGGCGAAACCCGAGCAGTTCATCAGAATGGCATGA
- a CDS encoding hypothetical protein (SECRETED:SignalP(1-21)~TransMembrane:1 (n8-16c21/22o353-371i)~BUSCO:40242at5125~CAZy:GH16): MRWPSKSSFAATALLLSSVSAQTWSSCNPLHSNTCPNDDALGMSIDIDFSKGAVNSFAASGSPKYDDEGVSFTVARANDAPQLASLFYIMFGRVEITMKAAPGAGIVSSLVLQSDVLDEIDIEWLGSDNDEIQSNYFGKGQTTSYNRGEFHDVTNTQGEWTTYTIDWNKDRIVWMVGGTVVRTLNSGDAPDNQYPQTPMQVKFGAWAGGDPNTNPPGTVKWARGPTDYSKGPFTMKVKSVIITDYSTGDEYKYKDTSGSWQSIEAIGGAVNGNENGDAMTVTATAQGTVATQNDNVPIGGIGEDGSPATATQTGWPWTGSRPSGGAIPEGWRLNAEGKIIPAENSAMSSPQPFHSFIAVIPFFAGIMAFAGRLI; encoded by the exons ATGAGATGGCCATCCAAATCCTCATTCGCAGCTACTGCGCTGCTCCTTAGCTCTGTCTCAGCCCAAACATGGAGTTCATGCAATCCCCTACATAGCA ACACCTGTCCCAATGATGATGCGCTGGGCATGAGCATCGACATCGACTTCTCCAAAGGCGCAGTAAACTCTTTCGCAGCCTCCGGATCCCCAAAGTACGACGACGAGGGTGTCTCTTTCACTGTCGCCCGCGCCAACGATGCGCCTCAGCTCGCTTCCCTCTTCTACATCATGTTTGGCCGTGTCGAGATTACAATGAAGGCTGCTCCAGGCGCTGGTATAGTCTCATCGCTCGTTCTCCAGTCCGACGTGCTTGACGAGATCGACATTGAGTGGCTTGGTTCCGACAACGACGAGATCCAGTCCAACTACTTTGGAAAGGGCCAGACTACCTCATACAACCGTGGCGAGTTCCACGATGTCACCAACACACAAGGTGAATGGACCACGTATACTATTGATTGGAACAAGGACCGCATTGTCTGGATGGTTGGCGGCACCGTCGTCCGCACTCTCAACTCTGGAGATGCACCCGACAACCAATACCCTCAGACCCCAATGCAAGTCAAGTTTGGAGCTTGGGCTGGTGGTGATCCCAACACGAACCCTCCTGGAACCGTCAAATGGGCTCGTGGACCGACGGACTATTCCAAGGGGCCCTTCACCATGAAGGTCAAGAGCGTCATCATCACAGACTACTCTACCGGCGACGAGTACAAGTACAAGGACACATCTGGCTCATGGCAATCCATCGAAGCTATCGGCGGCGCGGTCAATGGCAATGAGAACGGCGATGCCATGACCGTCACTGCTACTGCCCAGGGAACTGTTGCCACGCAGAACGATAACGTCCCTATTGGAGGTATCGGAGAGGATGGAAGTCCCGCCACAGCTACACAGACTGGATGGCCTTGGACTGGCTCTCGTCCTTCTGGCGGTGCGATCCCTGAAGGATGGCGCCTCAACGCCGAAGGAAAGATCATTCCCGCTGAGAACAGCGCCATGAGCTCCCCTCAGCCCTTCCACAGCTTTATCGCTGTTATCCCCTTCTTCGCTGGCATCATGGCTTTTGCCGGAAGGCTCATCTAA